The following proteins are co-located in the Actinomycetota bacterium genome:
- a CDS encoding adenylate/guanylate cyclase domain-containing protein has protein sequence MRHLRDRRRWLVLHAGAWLLVGVFSTGIWWIAERSQGMRTVYWPGLLMLLLLIPLALHAAVVFMAGPPRHAPPRPVPPPDPVRAAELGERALATVVFTDIAGSTERARQVGDRRWAELLDTHDRVARELVGELQGRLVKSTGDGILALFDRPGRGIRCATALRDRLRGAGVEIRAGVHTGEVQLRGDDVGGIAVHFAARVMAAAAPGEVLVSGTVHDLVAGSDHVLEDRGAHVLKGIAGEWRLFAVRA, from the coding sequence GTGCGACATCTGCGCGACCGCCGCCGCTGGCTGGTGCTCCACGCCGGCGCCTGGCTGCTGGTCGGCGTGTTCTCCACCGGCATCTGGTGGATCGCCGAGCGTTCCCAGGGGATGCGGACGGTCTACTGGCCGGGCCTGCTCATGCTGCTGCTGCTGATCCCGCTGGCCCTGCACGCCGCCGTCGTGTTCATGGCCGGACCGCCCCGGCACGCCCCACCCCGGCCCGTCCCGCCCCCGGACCCGGTGCGGGCGGCCGAGCTGGGCGAGCGGGCCCTGGCCACGGTGGTGTTCACCGACATCGCGGGGTCGACCGAGCGGGCCCGGCAGGTCGGCGACCGGCGCTGGGCCGAGCTGCTCGACACCCACGACCGGGTCGCCCGCGAGCTGGTCGGCGAGCTGCAGGGGCGGCTGGTCAAGTCGACCGGCGACGGCATCCTGGCCCTGTTCGACCGGCCCGGCCGGGGGATCCGCTGCGCCACCGCCCTGCGCGACCGGCTCCGGGGCGCAGGCGTCGAGATCCGGGCCGGGGTCCACACCGGCGAGGTCCAGCTCCGGGGCGACGACGTCGGCGGCATCGCCGTCCACTTCGCGGCCCGGGTGATGGCGGCCGCCGCCCCCGGGGAGGTGCTGGTGTCGGGGACCGTCCACGACCTGGTCGCCGGGTCGGACCACGTGCTCGAGGACCGCGGCGCCCACGTCCTCAAGGGCATCGCCGGCGAGTGGCGGCTGTTCGCGGTCCGCGCCTGA
- a CDS encoding hemerythrin domain-containing protein, producing MAQDAVALIKADHRKVEQLFREFEKAGDRAYKTKQDLVADIIKELEVHATVEEETYYPAVEAKARKEGKEMVAEAVEEHHVVKILLGELSSMSSEDEAFDAKVTVLMENVRHHVEEEEGELLPQSEEILGKEELTRLGEEMAARKKQLGAG from the coding sequence GTGGCACAGGACGCCGTCGCGTTGATCAAGGCCGACCACCGCAAGGTGGAGCAGCTGTTCCGGGAGTTCGAGAAGGCGGGCGACCGCGCCTACAAGACCAAGCAGGACCTGGTCGCCGACATCATCAAGGAGCTCGAAGTCCACGCCACCGTCGAGGAGGAGACCTACTACCCGGCGGTCGAGGCCAAGGCCAGGAAGGAGGGCAAGGAGATGGTCGCCGAGGCCGTCGAGGAGCATCACGTCGTCAAGATCCTGCTCGGCGAGCTGAGCTCGATGTCGTCCGAGGACGAGGCCTTCGACGCCAAGGTCACCGTCCTGATGGAGAACGTGCGCCATCACGTCGAGGAGGAGGAAGGGGAGCTGCTCCCGCAGTCCGAGGAGATCCTCGGCAAGGAGGAGCTGACCCGACTCGGCGAGGAGATGGCGGCCCGCAAGAAGCAGCTCGGCGCCGGCTGA
- a CDS encoding NAD-dependent epimerase/dehydratase family protein: MRVVVTGASGNVGTSVLAALAGEAAVTSVLGLARRRPELEVAKTTWAAADVAADDLTGHFRGADAVVHLAWLIQPSHDPFAMWRTNVVGTERVLAAASQARVGTVVCASSVGAYSPGPKDRQVDEGWPTHGVATSAYSRDKAYQERLLDLFERDHPEVRVVRLRPALTFKREAASEIRRFFLGPLVPGSLARAGAIPVVPRVKRLRTQAVHADDVGQAYRLAVAGDARGPFNLAADPVLDAGVLAAMLDARPVPVPAAVLKAGAAATWRLHLQPVSPGWLDLALQSPLLDAGRARAELGWSPRRSATDTVEELLAGFREAAGADTPPLDPDAGGPLRLGEFRSGVGGADR, translated from the coding sequence ATGCGCGTCGTCGTGACCGGGGCCAGCGGGAACGTGGGGACCAGCGTGCTGGCGGCGCTGGCCGGCGAGGCCGCCGTCACCTCGGTGCTGGGGCTGGCCAGGCGCCGGCCGGAGCTCGAGGTGGCCAAGACGACCTGGGCGGCCGCGGACGTGGCCGCCGACGACCTGACCGGCCATTTCCGCGGGGCCGACGCGGTCGTCCACCTGGCCTGGCTGATCCAGCCCTCCCACGACCCCTTCGCCATGTGGCGCACCAACGTCGTCGGCACCGAGCGGGTGCTGGCCGCCGCCTCCCAGGCCCGGGTCGGCACCGTGGTCTGCGCCTCCTCGGTCGGGGCCTACTCCCCCGGCCCCAAGGACCGGCAGGTCGACGAGGGCTGGCCGACCCACGGGGTCGCCACCTCGGCCTACTCGCGCGACAAGGCCTACCAGGAGCGGCTGCTCGACCTCTTCGAGCGCGACCACCCGGAGGTGCGGGTGGTGCGGCTGCGGCCCGCCCTGACCTTCAAGCGCGAGGCCGCCTCGGAGATCCGCCGCTTCTTCCTCGGCCCCCTGGTGCCCGGCTCGCTGGCCAGGGCCGGCGCCATCCCGGTGGTGCCGAGGGTGAAGCGGCTGCGCACCCAGGCCGTGCACGCCGACGACGTCGGCCAGGCCTACCGGCTGGCCGTGGCCGGCGACGCCCGCGGCCCGTTCAACCTGGCCGCCGACCCCGTGCTGGACGCCGGCGTGCTGGCCGCCATGCTGGACGCCCGGCCCGTGCCGGTGCCGGCGGCGGTGCTCAAGGCGGGGGCGGCCGCGACCTGGCGGCTGCACCTCCAGCCGGTGTCGCCCGGCTGGCTCGACCTGGCCCTGCAGTCGCCCCTGCTGGACGCCGGCCGGGCCCGGGCCGAGCTGGGCTGGTCGCCCCGGCGCAGCGCCACCGACACCGTCGAGGAGCTGCTGGCCGGGTTCCGCGAGGCCGCCGGGGCGGACACCCCGCCGCTCGACCCCGACGCCGGCGGGCCGCTGCGCCTGGGCGAGTTCCGCAGCGGCGTCGGCGGCGCCGACCGCTGA
- a CDS encoding sigma-70 family RNA polymerase sigma factor yields the protein MVQATRSNVSVNDVLPGDEDAVKQVEGWFRRYAETRDPVVREQIIVSYLGLADRLADRYRGSRGATPEDLRQTARVGLVAAVDRYDPDFGNPFVPYAVACVVGEIKRYLRDTSWRVHVSRPVKERSLRVCKALDELPHTLGRSPTIAELASYLGISEEEALEAIEVVHTRSEVSLDQQVGDEGDTSLGDRLPAAPPREELEDLLLLPGLVDSLPEPEREIVVLRFFHELDQYDIAARVGCSQMHVSRLLRRALGRLRTQLLVN from the coding sequence GTGGTTCAGGCGACCCGGTCGAACGTGTCCGTCAACGATGTCCTTCCCGGTGACGAGGACGCCGTCAAGCAGGTCGAGGGCTGGTTCCGGCGCTACGCCGAGACCCGCGACCCGGTCGTCCGCGAGCAGATCATCGTCTCCTACCTGGGGCTGGCCGACCGGCTGGCCGACCGCTACCGGGGCAGCCGCGGGGCCACCCCCGAGGACCTGCGCCAGACGGCCCGGGTCGGCCTGGTCGCGGCCGTCGACCGCTACGACCCCGACTTCGGCAACCCGTTCGTCCCCTACGCGGTGGCCTGCGTGGTCGGCGAGATCAAGCGCTACCTACGCGACACGAGCTGGCGGGTCCACGTCTCCCGGCCGGTCAAGGAGCGCTCCCTGCGCGTCTGCAAGGCCCTGGACGAGCTGCCGCACACCCTGGGGCGCTCGCCCACCATCGCCGAGCTGGCCTCGTACCTGGGCATCTCCGAGGAAGAGGCGCTGGAGGCGATCGAGGTCGTCCACACCCGCTCGGAGGTCTCGCTCGACCAGCAGGTCGGCGACGAGGGCGACACCTCCCTGGGGGACCGGCTGCCGGCCGCCCCGCCCCGCGAGGAGCTTGAGGACCTGCTCCTGCTGCCCGGGCTGGTCGACAGCCTGCCCGAGCCGGAGCGCGAGATCGTGGTCCTGCGCTTCTTCCACGAGCTCGACCAGTACGACATCGCCGCCCGCGTCGGCTGCTCGCAGATGCACGTATCACGCCTGCTGCGCCGCGCCCTCGGGCGGCTCCGCACCCAACTGCTGGTGAACTGA
- a CDS encoding potassium transporter TrkG yields the protein MLRIPALGAVRRRPRHPAQNVAAAFAVGILVGTVLLLLPPARAGPGGAPLHVATFTATSAVCVTGLTVVDTATYWSTLGQVIILLLVQVGGLGFMVLASLLALALSRRLGLRQRLLAQTEINVVELGETRRVLLGVATFSVAFEVVTAAVLTGRLWLGYGEPFGRAAWYGLFHSVSAFNNAGFALYGDNLVGFVDDGWVSLTVTLAVIAGGLGFPVLIELIREPATPDRWSLHTKLTLTMTWMLLATGTLAVLGFEWSNPATFGPLDVPGKLLAGFFQGANPRSAGFNTVDYAEMGETSWLVTEVLMFIGAGSAGTTGGIRVTTFAVLVLMVAAEARGRSTVNAFRRRIPQGAQRQALSVTLIGLGAVVAATLAITAQSGLPLSQVTFEAFSAFGSAGLTTGITAELPLASQNVLILLMFLGRTGPITLATALALREREPRYRYPEERPIIG from the coding sequence ATGCTCCGGATACCTGCGCTCGGCGCCGTGCGCCGCCGCCCGCGACATCCCGCCCAGAACGTGGCCGCCGCCTTCGCGGTCGGGATCCTGGTCGGGACCGTCCTGCTGTTGCTGCCGCCGGCCCGGGCCGGGCCCGGCGGGGCCCCGCTGCACGTGGCCACCTTCACCGCGACCTCGGCCGTCTGCGTCACCGGGCTGACCGTCGTCGACACCGCCACCTACTGGTCGACCCTCGGCCAGGTGATCATCCTGCTGCTCGTCCAGGTCGGCGGGCTCGGCTTCATGGTGCTGGCGTCGCTGCTCGCCCTGGCCCTGTCCCGCCGGCTCGGGCTGCGGCAGCGGCTGCTCGCCCAGACCGAGATCAACGTCGTCGAGCTCGGCGAGACCCGGCGCGTGCTGCTGGGCGTTGCCACCTTCAGCGTGGCCTTCGAGGTGGTGACCGCCGCGGTGCTCACCGGACGGCTGTGGCTGGGCTACGGCGAACCGTTCGGCCGGGCGGCCTGGTACGGCCTGTTCCACTCGGTGTCGGCCTTCAACAACGCCGGCTTCGCGCTCTACGGCGACAACCTGGTCGGCTTCGTGGACGACGGCTGGGTGAGCCTGACCGTGACCCTGGCCGTGATCGCCGGCGGGCTCGGCTTCCCGGTGCTGATCGAGCTCATCCGCGAACCGGCCACCCCGGACCGCTGGTCGCTGCACACCAAGCTCACCCTGACGATGACCTGGATGCTGCTGGCCACCGGGACGCTGGCCGTGCTCGGCTTCGAGTGGTCCAACCCGGCCACCTTCGGCCCCCTCGACGTCCCCGGCAAGCTGCTGGCCGGCTTCTTCCAGGGCGCCAACCCGCGCTCGGCCGGGTTCAACACGGTCGACTATGCCGAGATGGGGGAGACGTCGTGGCTGGTCACCGAGGTCCTCATGTTCATCGGGGCGGGCAGCGCCGGCACCACCGGCGGGATCCGGGTCACCACCTTCGCCGTGCTCGTGCTGATGGTCGCCGCCGAGGCACGGGGGCGGTCGACGGTCAACGCCTTCCGGCGCCGCATACCCCAGGGAGCCCAGCGCCAGGCCCTGTCGGTCACCCTCATCGGGCTGGGCGCGGTGGTCGCGGCCACCCTGGCCATCACCGCCCAGAGCGGGCTCCCGCTGTCGCAGGTCACCTTCGAGGCGTTCTCGGCCTTCGGGTCGGCCGGGCTGACGACCGGGATCACCGCCGAGCTCCCCTTGGCGTCCCAGAACGTCCTGATCCTGCTCATGTTCCTGGGACGGACCGGCCCCATTACACTGGCCACCGCGCTCGCCCTGCGAGAGCGCGAGCCGCGCTACCGCTACCCGGAGGAACGACCGATCATTGGCTAG
- a CDS encoding DUF6328 family protein yields the protein MADGESKGERLDRELMELLQELRVVIPGVQVLLAFLLTAPFQQRFAQLQGSLRNAFFASIACATLATAFLIAPSAHHRLRWRAGEKERLVRIGNQMAIAGTVFLAAAIVLAVYVVTNVLFTTDLALWTAAGFIVVFAGLWYVLPLAWRPSPEEKASEEGGGRDQESRGASSRR from the coding sequence ATGGCCGACGGTGAGAGCAAGGGCGAGCGGCTCGACCGGGAGCTGATGGAGCTGCTCCAGGAGCTCCGGGTCGTCATCCCCGGGGTCCAGGTGCTGCTGGCCTTCCTGCTCACCGCCCCCTTCCAGCAGCGCTTCGCCCAGCTCCAGGGCTCGCTGCGCAACGCCTTCTTCGCCTCGATCGCCTGCGCCACCCTGGCCACCGCGTTCCTGATCGCCCCCTCGGCCCACCACCGGCTGCGCTGGCGGGCCGGCGAGAAGGAGCGCCTGGTGCGGATCGGCAACCAGATGGCCATCGCCGGCACCGTGTTCCTGGCCGCGGCCATCGTGCTCGCCGTCTACGTGGTCACCAACGTGCTGTTCACCACCGACCTGGCCCTCTGGACCGCGGCCGGCTTCATCGTGGTGTTCGCCGGGCTCTGGTACGTCCTGCCGCTGGCCTGGCGTCCCTCCCCCGAGGAGAAGGCCTCGGAGGAGGGAGGCGGGCGGGATCAGGAGAGCCGCGGGGCCAGCTCCCGGCGGTAG
- a CDS encoding TrkA family potassium uptake protein, with amino-acid sequence MDLGHEVLGVDVDAENVQRNADVLTHVVEADATDEDVMQQLGAGEFGRAVVGIGTDLEASILTTSLLVDLQVPDIWAKAITVAHGRILGRVGAHHVVFPEHDMGRRVAHLVTGRMLEFVPLDEGFALVELKPPKQVVGRSLGDAQVRSRHGVTVVCIKPEGGSFTYATQETVPGPDDVLVVAGETDRVEGFAQLD; translated from the coding sequence ATGGACCTGGGCCACGAGGTGCTCGGCGTCGACGTCGACGCCGAGAACGTGCAGCGCAACGCCGACGTGCTCACCCACGTCGTCGAGGCCGACGCCACCGACGAGGACGTCATGCAGCAGCTCGGGGCGGGCGAGTTCGGCCGGGCCGTGGTCGGCATCGGCACCGACCTGGAGGCGAGCATCCTGACCACCTCGTTGCTGGTCGACCTCCAGGTACCGGACATCTGGGCCAAGGCGATCACCGTGGCCCACGGCCGCATCCTGGGGCGGGTCGGCGCCCACCACGTCGTCTTCCCCGAGCACGACATGGGCCGCAGGGTCGCCCATCTGGTGACCGGCCGGATGCTCGAGTTCGTCCCCCTCGACGAGGGCTTCGCGCTGGTCGAGCTGAAGCCGCCCAAGCAGGTCGTGGGGCGCTCGCTGGGCGACGCCCAGGTCCGCAGCCGCCACGGCGTCACCGTGGTCTGCATCAAGCCGGAGGGCGGGTCGTTCACCTACGCCACCCAGGAGACGGTCCCCGGCCCCGACGACGTCCTGGTGGTGGCCGGCGAGACCGACCGGGTCGAGGGCTTCGCCCAGCTCGACTGA
- a CDS encoding TIGR03557 family F420-dependent LLM class oxidoreductase codes for MAEIGYFLSSEEHGPNELVRQAQQAEEAGFRSVWISDHYHPWNDNQGQSPFVWSVIGGIAATTDLKVTTGVTCPTVRIHPAILAQAAATAALMLEGRFLLGVGSGENLNEHVLGDRWPRVDTRLEMLEEAVEVMRKLWEGDLTSHDGRFYQVENARVYSLPDTPPPVLVSALGPKAVSLAARIGDGYISTSPDSEALDSYVEQGGKGLKQGGMKVCWGRDAAAARKTAHELWPNTMLPGQLSQELALPSLFEQASELVTEEQLAEVIPCGPDPERHLESFRQYIDAGFDEVYVSQIGDDQAGFFEFYRRELAPRLS; via the coding sequence ATGGCCGAGATCGGCTACTTCCTGTCCAGCGAGGAGCACGGCCCGAACGAGCTGGTGCGCCAGGCCCAGCAGGCCGAGGAGGCCGGCTTCCGGTCGGTGTGGATCTCCGACCACTACCACCCCTGGAACGACAACCAGGGTCAGAGCCCGTTCGTGTGGTCGGTGATCGGCGGCATCGCCGCCACCACCGACCTCAAGGTCACCACCGGGGTGACCTGCCCGACGGTCCGGATCCACCCGGCCATCCTGGCCCAGGCGGCGGCCACCGCCGCCCTCATGCTGGAGGGCCGCTTCCTGCTCGGGGTGGGCAGCGGCGAGAACCTGAACGAGCACGTCCTCGGCGACCGCTGGCCGCGGGTCGACACCCGGCTGGAGATGCTGGAGGAGGCCGTCGAGGTCATGCGCAAGCTCTGGGAGGGCGACCTGACCAGCCACGACGGCCGCTTCTACCAGGTCGAGAACGCCCGCGTGTACTCGCTGCCCGACACCCCGCCGCCGGTGCTGGTCTCGGCCCTCGGCCCCAAGGCGGTCAGCCTGGCCGCCCGCATCGGCGACGGCTACATCAGCACCTCACCTGACTCCGAGGCGCTGGACAGCTACGTCGAGCAGGGCGGCAAGGGGCTCAAGCAGGGCGGCATGAAGGTCTGCTGGGGCCGGGACGCCGCGGCGGCCCGCAAGACCGCCCACGAGCTGTGGCCCAACACCATGCTGCCCGGGCAGCTGTCCCAGGAGCTGGCCCTGCCCAGCCTCTTCGAGCAGGCCTCGGAGCTGGTCACCGAGGAGCAGCTGGCCGAGGTGATCCCCTGCGGTCCCGACCCGGAGCGCCACCTGGAGAGCTTCCGGCAGTACATCGACGCCGGCTTCGACGAGGTCTACGTCAGCCAGATCGGCGACGACCAGGCGGGATTCTTCGAGTTCTACCGCCGGGAGCTGGCCCCGCGGCTCTCCTGA